The following are from one region of the Silene latifolia isolate original U9 population chromosome 9, ASM4854445v1, whole genome shotgun sequence genome:
- the LOC141600956 gene encoding uncharacterized protein LOC141600956 gives MSENTFVVLVVPVPSPQCIDVDEVHAGNRLSLMVTPGGSEEWVKNIATEFTPTIGQTFATLDEGIQFYETYAIACGFEPRKSSTKRFRSSGDIRTKLIVCHREGFRDSKPTILPITGEEEEPMVKASNLKKTKVTRIGCKARIFFRFVIKEIDQVQVPFFVVDQFHASHNHRLSPLKYREFQKKCRNLALQHKQTIVDNCKVNIGPTSTFRSVKEYVDGYENIGASLTEFKNFGREIKCFIGLKDAQMFVDQLNTFMKPGRRQRWIPAYYRDISLGCLLRTTQRSESANSFFKRFENPHGTLVEFWMRFQSAMDQQRYTQTSLDRDSDHSLPQTKTLLSLEVHASTVYTHALFYEFQQQCVDYLNSCSTGDSSREGSTRFLEVEDSIFNKTYTSHLILQHLMQHVPASSFERKGYICKHIIRILSVKGSKRYPISIFSRVDKEH, from the exons ATGTCAG AAAATACTTTTGTTGTCCTTGTGGTACCTGTTCCTTCTCCACAATGCATAGACGTTGATGAGGTGCATGCTGGGAATCGTCTTTCTTTGATGGTGACGCCTGGAGGTTCTGAAGAGTGGGTCAAAAATATTGCAACTGAATTTACACCTACAATAGGACAAACTTTTGCTACGTTAGACGAGGGTATACAGTTTTATGAGACTTATGCAATAGCATGTGGTTTTGAACCAAGGAAATCTTCAACGAAAAGGTTTCGTAGTAGTGGAGATATTAGGACAAAATTGATTGTGTGTCACCGGGAAGGATTTAGGGATTCTAAGCCGACAATATTACCCATTACTGGTGAGGAGGAGGAGCCAATGGTCAAGGCCTCTAATCTGAAGAAGACTAAGGTTACTAGGATTGGTTGTAAAGCTAGGATTTTCTTTAGATTTGTTATTAAAGAAATTgaccaagttcaagtgccattcTTTGTTGTTGATCAGTTTCATGCTTCCCATAACCACCGTCTCTCTCCACTCAAGTATAGAGAATTTCAGAAAAAATGTAGGAACCTTGCTTTGCAACATAAACAAACCATCGTTGATAATTGCAAGGTTAATATTGGCCCAACCTCTACTTTCAGGTCCGTCAAGGAATATGTTGATGGCTATGAAAATATTGGAGCTTCTTTGACTGAGTTTAAGAATTTTGGAAGGGAAATCAAGTGTTTTATAGGTCTTAAGGATGCTCAAATGTTTGTAGACCAGTTGAACACCTTCATGAAACCCGGAAG GCGGCAACGTTGGATTCCGGCGTATTATCGTGATATTTCTCTTGGTTGTCTTTTAAGAACAACGCAACGCTCTGAGAGCGCAAACAGCTTCTTTAAGCGATTTGAGAATCCTCATGGCACacttgttgagttttggatgcgctTTCAAAGTGCTATGGATCAGCAACGCTACACCCAAACATCTCTTGACAGAGATAGTGATCACTCCCTACctcaaaccaaaacccttcttagCCTTGAGGTTCATGCATCGACTGTTTATACGCACGCTCTCTTTTATGAATTCCAACAGCAGTGCGTTGATTATCTAAACTCATGTAGTACTGGTGATTCTTCAAGGGAGGGCAGTACAAGGTTCCTAGAAGTTGAAGATTCTATCTTCAATAAGACTTACACATCGCATTTAATCCTTCAACATTTGATGCAACATGTTCCCGCAAGCTCGTTTGAGAGGAAGGGCTACATATGTAAACACATCATCCGGATATTATCGGTAAAGGGATCAAAAAGATACCCGATAAGTATCTTCTCGAGGGTGGACAAAGAACACTAA